In Oceanivirga salmonicida, the DNA window GGCCTGATAATAAGGTAAGTAAAGATTTTAAAAATGATGATGGTATAGATGGATTTAGGTTAGATGTTCCAAACTGTCTTGAAAATCAAGATTTCTGGTTAGAATTTAGAGAAGTTTTAAAATCTACTAAAAAAGAAAGCTATATCACAGCAGAAATTTGGTCTAATGGCTCAGCAGATATTAATAATGGAAATAAGTTTGATGCTCTTATGAATTATGAGTGGTTAAAAACTGTAATAGGCTATTTTATTAATCAATCAAGTGAATATGGTGAAAGATATAAGTTAAATGCCAGTGAATTTTTAAATGAATTAAGAGAAAAAAGATCTTGGTATCCATATCAAGCATTGCAAGCTATGCAAAACTTAAATGGTTCTCATGATACTGATAGACTTTATTCAAGAATAGTAAATGATGGGTTAGGTAGAAATTTAGAAGAAGGTAAACAACTAGATAGGGGATATAATGGAATAAGACCTGATTTGGCTTCTAATTATCATCCTAACACTAATATAGACTGGGTAAATTCTAAGATAAAACCTAAAGATATATTAAAATTAATATCTGTATTTCAAATGACATATATAGGAGCACCTATGATATACTATGGTGATGAGTTAGGAATGTGGGGAGCAACAGACCCATATTGTAGAAAACCTATGCTTTGGGATGAATATATGTTTGACAATGAGAAAAATCCGTCTATAATAAATAGAGAAGAAGTATATGAACAAAAAGCAGACTTAGAACTATTTGCTTGGTATAAAAAGATAATAGATATACGTAAGAAAAATAGAACTTTAGTTTATGGAAGATTCAAAGAAATTTTAGCAAATGATGAAAAAGATATGGTTATATACGAAAGATATGACAAGAACTATAGTTTTATCATAATTTTAAATAATTCATTTGAAAATAATGAAATAGAATTTAGAATATATAATAAGAATACTACATATATGGACTTATTAACTAATAAAAAAATAAAGAGTAATGAAAAAGGAGATATAGTAGTATCCTTAAAAGCTAAAAGGGCTATGGTATTGAAGTATAAAAAGGAGAATGATGAGTAATATGTTGAATAAAGAGTTAATAAAAAAAGATTTTTATGAAGCAGTAAATGGGGAATGGCTAAAAACTGCTAAGATACCAGAAGATAGACCAACAGTTGGCGGTTTTAATGATTTGGTAATAAAAACCGAGGAAATGTTAATAAAAGAATTTAACGAAATGGATACTAAAAATTTAGATGATAAAATGATGGTTGAATTTATTAAATTCTACAACATGACTAAAGATATGGACAAAAGAGAAAAAGAAGGTGTAAAAGGCTTAAAACCTTATGTGGAAAAACTAAAAGCACTAAAAGATTTTTCTGATTTTTCAGGAATAATAAATGAATGGAAATTAAAAGGATTTAGTTTACCTTTTAATATTTCAGTAGAATCTGATATGATGGAAGCAACTAAACATGCCCTATATTTAGATATTCCTAGTATAATTTTACCAGATAAAACATACTATGAAGATACTCACCCTAAAAAAGCAGTTTTATTAGAAAAATATAAAGAGATGCTTTTAAAAATATTAGACCTATATGGTATGGAAAGTGAATATGCTAAAAATATAATTAAAGATACTTTTGAATTTGATAAATTAATATACCCAAATACTAAAACTTCTGTTGAACTAGCAGATTATACTAAAATATACAATCCAAAAGATTTAGGGGAAGTTGAAAAATATACTGACAAGATAAGTTTTACTAAAATATTTAATGATTTATTTGGTTTTGAACCTAAAAAAGTAATAGTTACCCAACCAAATTTCTTTGAAAAATATAGTGAAATAATGAAAGATGAAAATTTTGGACTTATGAAATCTTGGTTAATAGTTAAGTTGATTTTAGGAAATACTAGTATTTTAACTGATGAAATGCGTATAGAAGGTGGAGCTTATTCAAGATTTTTAACAGGAGTAGAAAAGGCTAAAAATATAGAAAAGTATTCATACTATTTTGCGACTGGAATATATGATGATGTAATAAGTATATATTATGGAAATAAATATTTTGGAGAAAAAGCCAAAAAAGATGTACATGATATGGTAGTTAGCATGCTAGAAGTATATAAGAATAGGTTAGCAAAAAATGATTGGCTTAATGAAAAGACTTCAAAAAATGCTATTAAAAAATTAAGTACTTTTGAAATTTTAGTAGGTTATCCTGATAAATATGATGAAGTATACAAAGAATTAATAGTAGATGAAAGTAAAACTTTCTTTGAAAATGTGATAAAATTTAGTGAAATATTAAATAAAAATCATTTTGCAGATTTAGCAAAACCCGTTGATAGAACTAAGTGGCATATGCCATCAAATATGGTAAATGCATATTATTCTCCAACAGGAAACTTAATTTGCTTCCCAGCAGCCATACTTCAAGCACCATTTTATAGTTTATCTCAAACTAAAAGTGAAAACTATGGTGGTATAGGAGCAGTTATAGGTCATGAAATATCACATGCATTTGATAATAATGGGGCTAAATTTGATGAAAAAGGAAACCTTAACGATTGGTGGACTAAAGAAGATTTTGAAATATTTGATAATAAAGCAAAAGCAATGATAGACCAATTTGATGGTATACCATTTGGAAATTCAAAAGTTAATGGAGAATTAACAGTTGCAGAAAATATAGCAGATGCTGGAGGGCTTAGTTGTTCATTAGAAGCATTAAAAAATACAGGAGAAGTTAATTTAGAAGAATTCTTTATTAATTTTGCTAAAATATGGTGTATGAAAGCAAAAGAAGAATATACTGATTTACTTCTTAGTGTAGACGTTCATGCTCCAGCTAAATTAAGAGCTAATATACAACCAAGAAATTTAAAAGAATTTTATGAAGCGTTTGATATTAAAGAGGAAGATGAAATGTATCTTTCTCCTGAGAAAAGAGTTAATATTTGGTAAAGGAGATGAAATTTATGAAAGTATTAGAAGCAATAAAAAATAGGCAATCAGTGAGAAAATTTAAAGATGAAGAAGTGTTAGAAAAAGATTTAAAAGAAATTTTTGAGTTAGCTACTAAATCACCTAGTGCATATAACAGTCAATCAACTTCAATAGTGTATACAAAAGATAAAGAAAAAATTTCTAAGATTGCTAAACTTTGTGGTGGACAACCACAGGTTGAAAATGCTAAAGTATTTATACTAATAATAACAGACTTATACAGAGCCAATACAACATTAAATAAAAAAGGTGTTGAAATGGTAGATAGTAGTTTATTATTAAATAAATTTGCAGTTGATGCAGGAATAATGACATATTTATTAAATATAGCAGCAACTGCAAAAGGTTATGGTTGTACTATTATAGGTGGAGTTAATAATGACCCTGAGAATTTAGCTAAATTATTTGATTTACCAGAACATACTAAAATAGCAATAGGTTTAACTTTGGGTGTGCCTGAAAACAGCAATATGCTAGAACTTAATACAAAACCAAAATTACCAAGTGAAGTATTAGTTATGGAAGATAAATATAATAAGGGAATACAAGAAAATGCTTTGTTTGATTATGAAAAGGAGTTAGACAATTGGTTCAAAAAAATAAATGTAAACCAACCAATGTTTACTGATGTTTTAGCTAATATTTTTGCCAAGAAAGAAGGTAAATAGTATGAATGAAAGATATGAATTAAACAAGAATTTAGCACAAATGTTAAAAGGTGGAGTAATAATGGACGTATCTACTCCTGAGCAAGCAAGAATAGCCGAAAAGGCAGGTGCATGTGCTGTTATGGCAT includes these proteins:
- a CDS encoding M13 family metallopeptidase, with product MLNKELIKKDFYEAVNGEWLKTAKIPEDRPTVGGFNDLVIKTEEMLIKEFNEMDTKNLDDKMMVEFIKFYNMTKDMDKREKEGVKGLKPYVEKLKALKDFSDFSGIINEWKLKGFSLPFNISVESDMMEATKHALYLDIPSIILPDKTYYEDTHPKKAVLLEKYKEMLLKILDLYGMESEYAKNIIKDTFEFDKLIYPNTKTSVELADYTKIYNPKDLGEVEKYTDKISFTKIFNDLFGFEPKKVIVTQPNFFEKYSEIMKDENFGLMKSWLIVKLILGNTSILTDEMRIEGGAYSRFLTGVEKAKNIEKYSYYFATGIYDDVISIYYGNKYFGEKAKKDVHDMVVSMLEVYKNRLAKNDWLNEKTSKNAIKKLSTFEILVGYPDKYDEVYKELIVDESKTFFENVIKFSEILNKNHFADLAKPVDRTKWHMPSNMVNAYYSPTGNLICFPAAILQAPFYSLSQTKSENYGGIGAVIGHEISHAFDNNGAKFDEKGNLNDWWTKEDFEIFDNKAKAMIDQFDGIPFGNSKVNGELTVAENIADAGGLSCSLEALKNTGEVNLEEFFINFAKIWCMKAKEEYTDLLLSVDVHAPAKLRANIQPRNLKEFYEAFDIKEEDEMYLSPEKRVNIW
- a CDS encoding nitroreductase family protein, whose translation is MKVLEAIKNRQSVRKFKDEEVLEKDLKEIFELATKSPSAYNSQSTSIVYTKDKEKISKIAKLCGGQPQVENAKVFILIITDLYRANTTLNKKGVEMVDSSLLLNKFAVDAGIMTYLLNIAATAKGYGCTIIGGVNNDPENLAKLFDLPEHTKIAIGLTLGVPENSNMLELNTKPKLPSEVLVMEDKYNKGIQENALFDYEKELDNWFKKINVNQPMFTDVLANIFAKKEGK